A stretch of Natator depressus isolate rNatDep1 chromosome 2, rNatDep2.hap1, whole genome shotgun sequence DNA encodes these proteins:
- the LOC141983480 gene encoding uncharacterized protein LOC141983480, which produces MQSSLAQVTMQSQNRKRAPGWTEREVLDLIAVWGEESVEAELRSKRRDANIFEKISEGMMDRGYNRDPQQYRVKIKELRQAYQKTKEANGRSRSEPQTCCFSDGLHAILGGAPATTPPLSVDTCKGGVSRNRDEDFGDEEEEDSAQQASGETLLPDSQELFITLEPIPSQLSQGGLPDHEAREDTSAANVSALPLSSPSQRRAQIRRQKKRTRDEMFSELMQSSHTERAQQNTWRQTMAEFRKAENEREDRRDGQDERLWEQEERWRQRDERRQDAMLRLLGDQTDMLRHLWIAPFPVLTPTTSKGLVSFNQSA; this is translated from the exons atgcagagctcattagcacaagtgaccatgcagtcccagaatcgcaaaagagctccaggatggaccgaacgggaagtactggatctgattgctgtatggggagaagaatccgtggaggcagaactccgttccaaaagacgagatgccaatatatttgaaaaaatctccgagggcatgatggacagaggctataacagggacccgcagcagtaccgcgtgaaaattaaggagctcaggcaagcctaccaaaaaactaaagaggcaaatggccgctccaggtcagagccccagacatgctgcttctctgatgggctgcatgcaattctagggggtgcccctgccactaccccacccctgtccgtggacacctgcaaggggggagtctcacgcaacagggatgaggattttggggacgaggaggaggaggatagcgcacaacaggcaagtggagaaacccttctgcccgacagccaggaactgtttatcaccctggagccaataccctcccaactctcccaaggtgggctcccggaccatgaagccagagaagacacctctg ctgcaaatgtttcagcgctccccctatcatctccatcccagaggcgagcgcagataagaaggcaaaaaaaacgcactcgcgatgaaatgttctctgagctcatgcagtcctcccacactgaaagagctcagcagaatacatggaggcaaacaatggcagagttcaggaaagcagaaaatgaacgcgaggacaggagggatgggcaagatgagaggttgtgggagcaagaggagaggtggcggcagcgtgatgagaggaggcaggatgcaatgctgaggctactgggggatcaaactgatatgctccggcatctg TGGATTGCACCTTTTCCTGTACTTACCCCCACTACTAGCAAGGGGCTTGTCAGTTTCAATCAGAGCGCATAA